From the Solanum pennellii chromosome 4, SPENNV200 genome, one window contains:
- the LOC107017698 gene encoding putative late blight resistance protein homolog R1A-3, which produces MADAVVNFLVENLLQLLQENIIDLIKGVEDEFKNLLEEVQRLKGFLDDAAKFHSESSLWDQLVKDIQKMVHKSEDVIDKFLVQAKLHRDKNKVGRFFDMGHLAVVRDLAADIKVIHEKVKKLREDNKESFQPRPILDIPKKGHEVTQGPSLDDDEVVGFDEEAKKVIKRLVEGPVESLAIIPVVGMPGLGKTTLARKIYNDTTLSFEFFSTIWIYAGPECKIKDLYHKILKHFKKNIDEHLDEDDHTLAKVISGFMSKGGRCLIVLDDVWEAIVIDHVKKVFPENKKGHRIMMTTRDGLLAAYKNAEPHNLKFLSADECFELLEKRVFGKGSCPDELKDVGKRIAGNCGGVPLIVVVIAGALAGRSNTTDWEIVERDVARHAFTVNKDCGVFVEMSYDRLSREMQTCFLYSGIFPRGFDIPAWKLIRLWIAEGLIKPQQSSTLEEIAELHLNDLVHRNLVILLEKRSDGQIKTCRLHDMLHQFCRTKAVDKWIYQEISTTADNAVPSIQDPDTCRRLCIQPSTLNDFLSTKPSAEHVRSFYCFSSKQKQIDLSPNDIKLIHKAFPLMRVLDVESIKFLFSKDFNNLFHLRYIAISGDFKALPPTFSKFWNLQTLILTTSTSEPTLDVKADIWNMLQLRHLHTSIPAKLPSPTVTKGKSSSLQTLSMVAPESCKKDVLAKACHLKKLGIRGQMASFLESRGGISNLEELKCLEHLKLLNDVLYMNKTIQLPSAFFRLVRTVKKLTLANTRFAWSEAEKLAQLESLEVLKLKENAFMGDTWKPEVGGFSKLRVLWIERAELETWEASNLNYPILRNLVLVSCDKLNAVPVELADIPNLREMKLENTIKAVKSAKDILLKKSQNVTFKLSIFPPEAESNATQ; this is translated from the exons ATGGCGGACGCtgtggtgaattttcttgtagaGAATTTATTGCAGCTgttacaagaaaatataatcgATCTGATAAAAGGCGTAGAGGACGAATTCAAAAATTTACTGGAAGAAGTACAACGCCTAAAAGGATTTCTTGACGATGCTGCTAAATTTCACAGTGAGAGCAGTTTATGGGATCAATTAGTGaaagatattcaaaaaatggTACATAAATCTGAAGATGTAATTGATAAATTTCTGGTTCAAGCTAAGCTTCATCGAGATAAAAATAAAGTTGGAAGATTCTTCGATATGGGTCATTTGGCAGTAGTTAGGGATCTTGCAGCTGATATTAAAGTCATCCATGAGAAAGTGAAGAAACTTCGAGAAGATAACAAAGAATCTTTTCAGCCCAGACCAATTCTTGACATCCCTAAAAAAGGACATGAAGTTACCCAG GGTCCTTCTTTGGATGATGATGAAGTGGTTGGATTTGATGAGGAAGCTAAGAAAGTGATCAAGCGGCTTGTTGAAGGACCGGTGGAAAGTCTGGCTATTATCCCAGTGGTGGGTATGCCGGGACTTGGAAAAACAACACTGGCAAGAAAAATCTACAATGACACTACgctttcatttgaatttttcagCACCATTTGGATTTATGCCGGTCCAGAATGCAAAATAAAGGATCTTTATCATAAGATTctcaaacatttcaaaaagaatatagACGAGCATCTTGATGAGGATGATCACACATTAGCTAAGGTAATAAGTGGTTTTATGAGTAAAGGAGGAAGATGTCTCATTGTTTTAGATGATGTGTGGGAAGCAATTGTCATTGATCACGTAAAGAAAGTTTTCCCAGAAAACAAAAAGGGGCATCGAATCATGATGACCACACGTGACGGATTACTAGCTGCTTATAAAAATGCAGAACCTCATAATCTGAAATTCTTGTCTGCAGACGAATGTTTTGAGTTGTTGGAAAAGAGAGTTTTTGGCAAGGGAAGTTGCCCTGATGAATTAAAAGATGTTGGAAAAAGAATTGCAGGAAACTGTGGTGGAGTACCACTTATTGTAGTTGTAATTGCAGGAGCATTAGCAGGTCGTTCGAATACAACTGATTGGGAAATAGTTGAGAGAGATGTTGCACGACATGCTTTTACCGTGAATAAAGATTGTGGTGTATTTGTAGAGATGAGTTACGATCGTTTGTCTCGAGAAATGCAGACGTGCTTTTTATATTCTGGTATCTTTCCTCGGGGCTTTGATATCCCTGCTTGGAAATTGATTCGCTTGTGGATTGCGGAAGGGTTAATAAAGCCTCAGCAGTCATCCACTCTTGAGGAGATAGCAGAGCTTCATTTGAATGATCTTGTTCATAGGAATTTAGTGATACTATTAGAAAAGAGGTCTGATGGTCAAATAAAGACGTGTCGTCTTCACGACATGTTACATCAGTTTTGCAGAACAAAGGCTGTTGACAAATGGATTTATCAAGAAATATCTACAACAGCTGATAATGCTGTTCCTTCTATACAGGACCCAGATACTTGCCGTCGATTGTGTATTCAACCATCTACTCTGAATGACTTTCTCTCCACAAAACCATCTGCAGAACATGTCAGATCTTTCTATTGTTTTTcctcaaaacaaaaacaaattgaCTTGTCTCCTAATGACATCAAACTCATTCACAAAGCATTTCCACTTATGAGAGTCTTGGATGTTGAATCTATCAAATTTCTTTTCTCCAAAGACTTTaacaatttatttcatttgaggTATATTGCTATCTCAGGTGACTTTAAAGCCCTCCCTCCGACTTTTAGTAAATTCTGGAATTTACAAACTCTTATACTTACTACAAGTACCTCAGAGCCCACTCTTGACGTAAAAGCAGACATATGGAACATGTTACAGTTGAGGCATCTGCACACCAGCATACCTGCGAAATTGCCATCCCCGACTGTCACGAAAGGTAAATCTTCTTCTCTACAAACTCTTTCTATGGTTGCACCAGAAAGTTGCAAGAAAGATGTGCTGGCAAAGGCATGTCATCTTAAAAAATTGGGCATTCGAGGGCAAATGGCGTCTTTTCTTGAATCCAGAGGTGGAATCAGCAATCTCGAAGAGCTAAAGTGCCTGGAACATTTGAAACTGTTGAATGATGTTCTTTACATGAATAAAACAATTCAACTTCCTTCAGCATTCTTCAGACTTGTACGTACAGTAAAGAAGTTAACTTTGGCAAACACAAGGTTTGCGTGGAGTGAGGCAGAAAAATTAGCACAATTGGAATCCCTTGAGGTTCtaaagttgaaagaaaatgcATTCATGGGTGACACTTGGAAGCCGGAGGTAGGAGGTTTTAGCAAACTCCGAGTATTGTGGATCGAGAGGGCAGAATTAGAAACTTGGGAGGCGTCTAATCTTAACTACCCCATCCTTAGGAACCTTGTTCTTGTCTCTTGTGATAAGCTCAATGCTGTACCAGTTGAGCTGGCTGATATACCTAATCTTCGCGAGATGAAGTTGGAGAACACAATCAAAGCGGTCAAATCTGCAAAAGATATACTGCTTAAGAAATCTCAAAATGTAACATTCAAGCTTAGCATATTCCCTCCTGAAGCTGAATCCAATGCAACACAATGA
- the LOC107015673 gene encoding programmed cell death 6-interacting protein, with protein sequence MMINFQGFSKQKSPQVLFENALLASDPGTLEQLKELSSRRRAIESINQNSFVTEAIAREMSGGLTSRCEQNIQKVEQYLPLLGNLIHHVDLVGDDPKMARWISDLKIRWSSSLAPSSFFHLSGPKLYQMDNLNFELGMTLFVLGALLRDQALEVLSTDLVQSATILRKAAGIYQHLAQVVLPCLQHEWTPERPPEALISVSAATTLVCLAEAQAVTVKKAEQKGNTGGLLAKLHYGVCEFLNEAIHTLNSATKQYKDISSLTDYITTCKMLHELLSYKYLAESLKTEGQIGFATGVLCHVIQSSEKHTPREESWRLVYKQVIDDLNVLLRKYEHENEFVWHEKIPMQDELPVPQGVKIVSFIPYQPQRWERTLVFKM encoded by the exons ATGATGATAAATTTTCAAGGTTTTTCAAAGCAGAAATCTCCTCAG GTTCTATTTGAAAATGCATTATTAGCGTCTGATCCTGGCACCCTGGAGCAATTAAAAGAGTTGAGCTCCAGAAGGAGAGCTATCGAGTCGATCAATCAGAATAGCTTTGTGACAGAGGCCATTGCTAGAGAAATGTCTGGGGGGTTGACGTCTCGATGTGAACAG AATATACAGAAGGTAGAACAATATTTGCCACTTTTGGGGAACTTGATACACCATGTAGACCTAGTTGGTGACGACCCGAAGATGGCTCGATGGATTTCTGACCTAAAGATTAGGTGGAGCAGCTCTCTCGCTCCATCCTCCTTTTTCCATCTTAGCGGTCCAAAACTTTATCAAATggataatttgaattttgaacttGGTATGACACTTTTCGTTCTTGGTGCATTGCTTCGAGATCAAGCTTTGGAAGTTCTGTCAACAG ATCTAGTGCAATCTGCCACCATTCTCAGAAAAGCTGCGGGAATTTACCAACATCTAGCTCAGGTTGTCCTTCCTTGTTTGCAGCATGAGTGGACACCAGAAAGGCCACCAGAAGCTCTGATTAGTGTTTCTGCTGCAACCACCCTTGTTTGTTTAGCTGAGGCACAG GCTGTGACAGTGAAGAAGGCAGAGCAAAAAGGGAATACCGGAGGACTTTTGGCAAAGCTGCACTATGGTGTTTGTGAATTTCTTAATGAAGCTATTCATACCTTGAATTCAGCCACCAAGCAGTACAAAGACATTTCATCTTTAACG GACTATATTACGACCTGTAAAATGCTGCATGAGTTACTCAGTTACAAGTATCTAGCAGAGAGTCTAAAGACGGAGGGGCAAATAGGCTTCGCTACTGGAGTTCTTTGCCATGTGATACAAAGTTCAGAAAAACATACACCAAGAGAAGAGTCATGGAGACTAGTTTATAAGCAAGTGATTGATGACTTGAATGTGTTGCTCCGGAAGTATGAACACGAGAACGAGTTTGTCTGGCATGAGAAAATTCCGATGCAGGATGAGTTGCCGGTGCCTCAAGGTGTTAAGATTGTTAGTTTCATACCTTATCAACCACAAAGATGGGAAAGAACACTTGTTTTcaaaatgtaa
- the LOC107016398 gene encoding LOW QUALITY PROTEIN: putative late blight resistance protein homolog R1B-14 (The sequence of the model RefSeq protein was modified relative to this genomic sequence to represent the inferred CDS: substituted 2 bases at 2 genomic stop codons): protein MSTCAHEGHNESKLRDTFLEVKNMVGLTKEANEVMERLQIVGGTEEVECIAIVGMTGLGKTTLARKLWSDSQITDKFCKNIWVSVGQSNQLIFVILKSSTGPNQEFRCNGENELAKLIALFVTEQHMRCLVVLDNVCGSGLVNFFKNVLPENNKGHRILMTTRRRDVAASCASKEPYHLKFLDGEDSFRLLEKIVFDNGIRHRKDELVEVGKSIASKCGGLPLAIEVIAGALKVNQTAYYWKRVENNFWQFVVRENDTSSCWKIVEASYGSLSSEMKACFLYCLAFPKGYDIPFQMLISLWMAEGLIESNPINFSSPKDKAEDHLMEFENLNLVTVSREITGSIKRIKCNEIFYDFYKMEVTKESVFQQLGQTHDLPSINDPDISRRLHIESSHLSDFISQNPSAEHVRSFLCFPSDDRVANVDIQLIPKAFPLLRVLKIESINIPSLKNLDQLFHLRYISISGNFMELPAFFTKFWSLQSIIINTSHPTLDVKANIWNMSKLTHLKTNKPCKLPLPSTQKGKRSSCPLQTLSKISPQTCNKDVLGEASNSLKKLSIQGNIEDSLKTNSDRFSTFEGFQTFEKFECLENLKLISDVPCHSNAFQLPKVLFRFLLKLKKLTLSNTMFDWKXATKLGQLXCLEVLKLEKEAFTGSIWKPEENEFRKLHILSIHSDDLHTWVASKSHFPELRVLVLECPQLESVPAELSQFLQQCSEKHQFFAHLYEADPRATQ, encoded by the exons atgtctacttgtgcacacgaAGGGCATAATGAATCCAAGTTAAGG GATACGTTCTTGGAGGTTAAAAATATGGTTGGGTTGACTAAAGAAGCAAATGAAGTGATGGAGCGGCTTCAGATTGTTGGAGGAACAGAGGAGGTAGAATGCATAGCTATTGTGGGTATGACTGGACTTGGAAAAACCACACTGGCAAGAAAATTATGGAGTGATTCTCAGATTACAGATAAATTTTGCAAGAACATTTGGGTTTCTGTCGGACAGTCGAACCAACTAATTTTTGTGATTCTCAAATCATCTACAGGACCTAATCAAGAATTTCGCTGTAATGGTGAGAATGAATTAGCTAAATTAATAGCTCTGTTTGTGACTGAACAACACATGAGGTGTCTCGTTGTGTTGGACAATGTGTGTGGTAGCGGACTTgtgaattttttcaaaaatgttctCCCAGAAAACAACAAAGGACATAGGATCTTGATGACCACTCGCCGCAGAGATGTGGCAGCTAGTTGTGCAAGTAAGGAACCTTATCATCTCAAGTTTCTCGATGGAGAAGACAGTTTTCGGTTGCTGGAAAAGATAGTTTTTGACAATGGAATTAGGCATAGGAAGGATGAGTTAGTAGAGGTTGGAAAGAGTATTGCAAGTAAATGTGGAGGATTACCACTCGCAATAGAGGTAATTGCTGGAGCTCTAAAAGTTAATCAGACCGCGTATTATTGGAAAAGGGTAGAGAACAATTTTTGGCAGTTTGTTGTGAGAGAAAATGACACATCAAGCTGCTGGAAAATTGTGGAAGCCAGTTATGGAAGTTTGTCCTCCGAAATGAAGGCGTGCTTCTTGTATTGCCTAGCATTTCCGAAAGGCTATGATATCCCTTTTCAGATGTTGATTAGCTTGTGGATGGCGGAGGGGCTAATAGAGTCAAATCCAATAAATTTCTCTTCCCCTAAGGACAAAGCAGAGGATCATTTGATGGAGTTTGAGAATTTGAACCTTGTGACTGTGTCGAGAGAGATTACTGGTTCGATAAAAAGGATCAAATGTAATGAAATATTCTATGACTTCTACAAGATGGAGGTGACTAAAGAAAGTGTTTTTCAACAACTAGGTCAAACACATGATCTTCCATCAATAAACGATCCAGATATTTCTCGTCGATTGCATATTGAATCATCTCATCTTTCAGATTTTATCTCCCAAAATCCTAGTGCAGAACATGTTAGATCTTTCTTATGTTTCCCCTCGGATGATCGTGTTGCTAATGTTGACATTCAACTCATCCCGAAAGCATTTCCACTTCTCAgggttttgaaaattgaatcaatcaacATACCCTCCTTGAAGAATCTTGACCAACTATTTCATCTGAGGTACATTTCTATCTCAGGTAATTTCATGGAACTTCCTGCATTCTTTACTAAGTTTTGGAGTTTACAATCTATTATAATTAATACATCCCACCCCACTCTCGACGTAAAAGCAAACATATGGAACATGTCAAAGTTGACGCATTTGAAGACCAACAAACCTTGTAAATTGCCTCTCCCTTCAACCCAAAAGGGAAAACGCTCCTCCTGTCCGCTGCAGACTCTTTCTAAGATTTCACCTCAAACTTGCAACAAAGACGTGCTCGGAGAGGCTTCCAACAGCCTCAAAAAATTGAGTATACAAGGGAACATAGAAGATTCTCTTAAAACTAACAGCGACAGATTCAGCACGTTTGAAGGGtttcaaacttttgaaaagtttgagtgcctagaaaatttgaaactgaTAAGTGATGTCCCTTGCCATAGTAATGCTTTTCAGCTTCCAAAAGTATTATTCAGATTTCTACTCAAGCTTAAGAAGTTAACTTTGTCAAACACAATGTTCGATTGGAAATAGGCGACTAAACTGGGCCAACTGTGATGCCTGGAGGTCCTAAAGTTGGAAAAGGAGGCATTCACAGGGAGTATATGGAAGCCGGAGGAAAATGAATTTCGGAAACTGCACATCTTGTCGATTCATAGTGATGACCTCCATACTTGGGTGGCTTCAAAATCTCACTTCCCCGAGCTTAGGGTACTTGTTCTTGAGTGTCCTCAGCTCGAGAGTGTGCCAGCTGAACTATCTCAGTTTCTGCAACAGTGCTCCGAAAAGCATCAATTCTTTGCTCATTTGTATGAAGCTGATCCCAGGGCCACTCAGTGA